One window from the genome of Malus domestica chromosome 01, GDT2T_hap1 encodes:
- the LOC139194119 gene encoding chlorophyll a-b binding protein 6, chloroplastic-like — MTEHQPDTLANHNPHLDSSISPLPVLLVFLATPSTFHNLSLLLSPPHKPLILQALNLPMASNTLMSCGIATTAFPSVLSSSKSKFATSAVQLPSIGANASSRFSMSAEWMPGEPRPPYLDGSAPGDFGFDPLRLGEVPENLERFKESELIHCRWAMLAVPGILVPEALGLGNWVKAQEWAAVPGGQATYLGNPVPWGTLPTILVIEFLSIAFVEHQRSMEKDPEKKKYPGGAFDPLGYSKDPKKFEEYKVKEVKNGRLALLAFVGFVVQQSAYPGTGPLENLATHLADPWHNNIGDVIIPKGILP; from the exons ATGACAGAGCACCAGCCAGATACATTAGCCAATCACAATCCACATTTGGATTCTTCCATATCCCCACTTCCTGTACTACTAGTATTCCTTGCCACTCCTTCCACCTTCCATAATCTCAGTCTCCTCCTTTCTCCTCCCCACAAACCCTTAATCTTGCAGGCACTAAATTTGCCAATGGCTTCCAACACTTTGATGAGCTGTGGCATCGCCACTACTGCCTTCCCTTCAGTCCTCTCATCCTCCAAGTCTAAATTTGCGACCAGCGCAGTCCAGCTCCCAAGTATTGGTGCCAATGCCTCCTCCAGGTTCTCCATGTCCGCCGAGTGGATGCCCGGCGAGCCCCGCCCTCCTTACCTCGACGGCTCTGCCCCCGG TGACTTTGGATTTGACCCACTTCGGCTAGGAGAAGTGCCAGAGAACTTAGAGAGGTTCAAGGAGTCCGAGCTCATTCACTGCAGATGGGCAATGCTTGCTGTT CCAGGGATTCTAGTACCAGAGGCTTTGGGATTGGGCAACTGGGTAAAAGCACAGGAGTGGGCTGCCGTtccaggaggccaagccacctACTTAGGCAACCCAGTTCCATGGGGCACTTTGCCTACAATTTTGGTCATCGAATTCCTTTCCATTGCCTTTGTAGAACACCAACGCAGCATGGAGAAGGACCCTGAGAAGAAGAAGTACCCTGGTGGCGCTTTTGACCCCTTGGGCTACTCCAAGGACCCCAAGAAGTTCGAGGAATACAAAGTCAAAGAGGTCAAAAATG GCCGGCTTGCGTTGTTGGCTTTCGTCGGGTTTGTTGTTCAACAATCGGCGTACCCTGGCACCGGACCGTTGGAGAACTTGGCTACTCACTTGGCTGATCCATGGCACAACAACATTGGGGATGTCATCATCCCCAAAGGGATTTTGCCTTGA